In Zestosphaera sp., the genomic stretch TCCAGGTAGTCTATACTGTATTCTCGTGAACCCTGCCAGTATGTAGGAGCCGTTCGTAAGTCTTAAGTATAGTGCTAGCAAACACTGCCGAACGTCTCTAAGTCTTAAGCCTAGCGACTCAATCAGCGAGGCCGGCGGTAGCTCTACCTTAAACAAGTAGTGTGTTTCGTTGACTTCACTAGGTTTAAACTCACTTATCTTAACGAGATTAGGCCACTCATACGTCTCTACCGCGCTTAACTGAATATTCTTTGAGGCGATGACCTCTACTACTTCTCCCGGGGAGTATGAGTCTTTGAGTGGTTTTATGGTGTAGAGTCCCTCGTTTTGGGTTTCGTAAATTGATTTAATTATTAACTGATATACTTGCTCTCTCAAAGTATTTAGCTTCATACTGACGTAAACACGTAGTGTTTTTGCTGCTTCAGGGTCGTGACTGCACGTGCCGAGTCTACTAGCATAGGCCTCTATAGAGTCAAGTCTTTCTTGAATGTTACGCAGTATTAGAGCTGTGTTTTGTAGTCCCTCACTAACTCCGTGGAGTGCTCTATAATAGTCTATGATAGTCTTGTAAGTCCTGACATGCAGGTCTCTCAAGTCAGCAGGAGTTGACGCGTTGACGAGGTACCGAGCCATCAACTCGCCGGTAGAGTCTCCCTTGATAGCGTGGTCTAACACTATATTTAGTAGTGCTAGGAAATACAGGCAGTCTGAGTTGCTACTCGATGTTTTGAGTATTGGTGTGTGTATCTGATGAACCAACAACAAAACTAGTACTAGAGTGAGTAGGTATTGCCTCCTCATCAACCAACTAACACCTCATAAACTCTGAGAGCAACTATGATCATGAACGACAGTAGTAGTGCAACATTCAATACCTTGACATAGAGTGGTGTTTCGAGGAAGGGCCTAACCACAGCGTATGTTATGAAGTAAGACAGTACGTTCACGGCTACGTAAGCGTCAATCCTGTTCTCACCTAAAATAAATAGTGAGGCGTTCATAGAGGTCGTGAGTAGGACGTAAATCAGTATTAAGAGTTCTACTCTCTTAAGCAATCTTCTCAACCCTCACGACAAGTCTAGTATATCCTGGTGTCGCTTCCTTCTCAACTAAGTGTATCTTGCTCTCACCAACGAGTCTCGCAATAGTAGCTAGCACTAACAACACTACAGGGTCGAGAGGGTATTTAGTATAGTCTGCCAGAGGTTTTGCTAACCCGATAACGTTAATTGCGAGGAACTCACCCCTCTGCTCAACCCTGACAGCCTTACATAAAGCGAGTTCACCCGCTATTAACGAATTTAGAGAATCCTCTAAGCGTTGAGCACTCAACTCTTCTAGCTTCTCAACATCTCGAAACACATCAACAGGTATTGAAAAGTAGGGTGAGCTACCAGCAAAGCCCACACCCGGGTTTGGATTGTCAGGACACCCTGTTTTCGAGAAAACTATTAATGCTGGCGTGGACGTGCCGTGAACACAGACTTTACTATTTAAGAGGTCTAGATCTTCTACTACCGCTGTAGCTGCGTGAACTAACATTGAAGCGTAGTTGAGTACTGCGTCAAGCGCGGGTTCTCCCGGCGTAAAGCTATAGACTACTACTACACCACCCACAACACCTATTGAAGCACCAACTCCTACGAGTCCCGTATCACTCGTGATTAAACCGTAAACAACTAGGAGAATCGAGACTATAACTATGTCCGTGCCTAAGACGAGGAGACGTATATTCATGTGAGAGCCACCACCCACGGCTTAACAAGCAAGTCTAGCCCGAGAACAATATTCGCGTACTTCAAGTGTTCACGACCACTACTAAATACGAGCTTATTCCTAATTAAGTGTAGTGATGCGAAAGAAAGTAAGACACTTACTTTGATGTCTGTGAGCGGCGAGTAGTAGAGTAGTATGAAGAACAGCATAGAGAACACATACCGATAAAAAACGCTCTTACTAGTTGATGATACCACGACAGACACTATAGCGTCAAAAAGTGTTAAGAGTATGTATCTTAGAGGGTAGTCAACACCTAAGTAAACACCTACTATCGTCGAGACTAATATCACGAACGGTATATAAAGCTGGAAAAAATCTCGGACTCCTGTTGAGTAGTAGTAATACGCGTAAGTAAATAGTATAGCTAGAATAAGCGCGGCATCTACCAAGTAATCAAGCACGCTCGCCAGGATCGCGTGTAGTAAAGTGTAAATAAACACTATCAGAAGATATGACGCGATCGTGAAGTAGTGTTCTATCAAGTGCCTAAACACTAAGATGACGTTGAGAAACGCGAAAACTACTACGGCTGTCAAGTAAGGCGTTATGAACGAGTTTTTATGTAGGTAGAATAAAGTGTATGATGCTACGAAGATTAGTAGGGGGAGGTAATCCCGCGCGGGAGTCGTCAACTTACTTAAGCTACTTCGGTACTGGGACATTCTTTAATGCCTCTAAAGCAATAGATCCTGTGTCTAGATTCTCGAGCTCGTATTCCTCCTTCAACTTAACTCTGTGCGCGACCACGTTTACGAATATCGACTTAACGTCATCAGGTATCACGTACTCACGACCTTCAAGAATAGCTAGTACTCGCGTGAGCTTCATGAGGTCTATCGTTACACGGTGTGACGGGCCGTACGCGACTGCCGGGTGAGTCCTCACGTAACTTATCAACTTAACAATGTAGTCTACTATGAAATTACTTACCTCAACGAGTTTCGGTATAGAGTTGAGAATAGCTCTCACGTCTTCAAGACTTATCACGGGTTCTATAGGGAGAGTCAATATTGCGTCAGCTCTCGAGACTATCTCAGCTTCTTCTTCTGGCGGGTTGTAGAAGCTTGGTAGCTGGAAAGCAAATCTGTCAGCGAGAGTTTCCATAATCTTGTAAGACCCTATAGCGTACTTCTCCGGAACTTGAGTAGCGACAACCATGAGTGGTCGCGGGATGGGGTAAGTTACTCCATCTACCGTGACCTGATACTCCTGCATAGCTTCTAGTAGTGAGGCCTGAGTTCTTGTGGGAGCTCTATTCAGCTCGTCAAAAAGTAATATATTAGTGAATATAGGTCCCCTCACGAATACTCTCTCACCACTCGGTCTATACATGTGGAAACCGAGGATATCGCTAGGGAGTATGTCTGGATGACCCTGCACTCTCCGGTACTCACCACCTATAGCTCTCGCGAGAGCCTTAGCTAGTAGTGTCTTGCCAGTTCCGGGGTATCCCTCAATTAGTAGGTGACCCCCAACGAAGAGTGTTGAGATAGCGTACCTCACTACCTCATGCTTACCGACATAAATTTTCGAGATCTCGTTAATAACCCCCCTCAACATTTCTCTAGTTTTGTCAAAGTCTAGCGCGCTCATACTTAACTCCTCGTCTTAATTAATTGAGCATACCTATAAACGTAAACAACGAGTATATACGAAACCAAAGTAACGAACAACACTACTCCAACAATACTGAGGACGTTTAGAGACTCATTCCCTAAACTCGTTGCTTGCCCCTCACTAATATTCAGTGCCTTTATTAAGGCTCCCCTAGCAGCTTCTAAGTCTGAAGCAGTATCATATGGTCTGAACACAGATACTCGAGCGTACAAGACTTGCTCGCTACCAATAGTTTTGACTATGACGGGTATTAACGTGTACGACAGTATGTACTTACTATTACTCTTCTCCATAGTTATGTGACTTAATTGGAGCGTGTTGCGAGACTCACTCCAAGAATTCAGTATTTTGAAGCCTTGTAAGCTCACACACAACTGAAGTGTGTGGAGTCGTGCAGGAATATCAACAACCTCTAGGTATCCCTGATATACGGTGTCGTCTATAACGACTCTCACTCTGTACGTCGCTAAAGCACCACTAACCCTAGTTAAGAAGTCATCGTACGTTACTCTGAGTACCCTAACTTCACTACTGAATAAGTATGTACTCAGATTATTCACTGCCTCATCTAAGTTACCTACCTCAACTACTGCGTGACTAGCGTTAGTAGTTCCCGCGTCCGCGGTTACCGCTACTAGACTCTGCATCAGTAACACAATAACAACTGCCGACGCTAATGTCCCGCTCACGTGCCCCCACCTCAACTCAGGAACGTAAGCTTCTATCGTTAGTGGCTTAGGTATTATGAACCTCACCTGAGTAACTCTATCTATTATGACATAAGCCAAGACTACGGAGATTGACGCGTATATTATTGAGGGAGAGTAGTGAAAAATTCCTACCGCAGCGTCTACGCTGTAATACTTTGCAGTAAAAACTATGATCACTACCCTCACTAGGTTGCCGAGAAACCCTACTAGAAGTCCTGCTAGCAGAGCTAGTAGCGAGGCCCCGAGTTTTTTGAGTGCTTTCTCATGGCTGACCGTGATGTAATATGCCAGGAGAGGAAAGATTACTATTACTGTGCTGAGTGTTAGTATCCCGCTACACGCGGCTTCAACACCGAGTAAGTAAGGACCTTGACTAGTCTCAACCCTGATCGCGGCGAAAGCTCCTGTATCAATGAATTCCGTGCTAGTTAGTGCAGCCGCTACCCTGCCCACAACTCGTGAGAGGTTCGTAGTCACTACATCTATCACGCTAGTTGGTACGGGTACTGTGAGTAGAGGGGTTAAAACTGGAACTACGTCTCCTATAGTTACGGGCTTGAAGACTAATATTAATATCGATATCATCGCGATAGCGAAACTCAACCCAAGAATGCTCAGAGAATACCCTACCACTAGTTTCGAGACGTGATATAGTATAGTAGACGTTACTACTAAGAACGCTGAAGCAAGTAATCTGCTAGGCTGTATCTCGTAAGTGAAGCCCATATACCTTAGAGATAGGTAGAGCACAAACACGACTGTAATAAAAGAAACTAATAAATAGCTATAGTCTTCAGTAAACATGAGCTTCACGACACTCTCTACATACTCTCTATAAATACTCTGAAGAAGTAGAGCTATGAGAGACACAACCACTAAGTAGCCGGCAATCAAGCCACCCCTATATTCCCTCACGCGACTCAATCAACTACACCAGCCACATAGAGTAGCTGAATCCCTCAATACCACATCATACTCTAAAATTCTAGACCCCTAAAACTAATAAACATATCAGCATTCTCTAGTGCTTAAAACTAACAAGCTTAGCCTTCAAGGCAGAAGAAGAGACTAGCTAAGTATCACCACTACACTCGATGACCGCCTCCGAGTACGAGGGAAAACAAACGTCGGTCGCTAGTTAAATCCCTAGCTGTAGAGCGTACTTACCTTCTTTCTTGATGTTTAGGTGTTTACTTACAGAAGATTTTTCAGGGTCTATTATTAAGATGACTCCTCTCCAGTCTTCTGTGAATGTGTCGTTGCCGCAGTTAGGGCATTTAGTTGCGTCTTTGTTTACTAAGTATCTGCAGTTCATGCATGCTTTGAATAAGGGTTTCTTACCTCTCGCCACAGACATTTTAGTTACCTCACCTTACCTAGTCCTGGCTGCCTGAGTGTTAGTCCTATCCTGATGTGGACTGGGTGTGCTATTGAGACATTAATTACTCTACCCCTCACTACATCTCCCTTAGCGAAGACTATCTTAGTAGCTTCTCCTACTAGTGAGTCTCTTGCTTCATCATATACTAGCTTGTCGTCTGCTAACTGACTCACGTGCGCGAAAGCGTCTACAGGACCTACGTTGACGAAAACGCCCGTCCTCTTAACATCAACTACCTCACCCTCAATAACTTCTTGAGTTACTGGATAGAATGTTAGTAAGTCTGCCACTACTTTATGGTATGTCGCCCCATCACCAGGCAGTATCCTCCCTTCAGGCTCTGTCTCAACTCTCCACACAGAAACTATTATTCCTAGAGCCGGGTCTATCCTACCAACATACTTTTCTTTAAGTTGCTTGAGAGCAATCAAGTCTAGGTCTTCACCAAAGAATTCTGGCGGTATCCTCACGATGTCTTCTATCGTGACTAGCCTAAACACTCTCAACCCACCTACATAGTATCATAGTAGAGAAATTTAAGCTATAGAAAACCTCCGCCTACTAGACCACCAAGTAGCTACCTTAAAACCAGCTAACTTCAGTAGCTTCCTGAGCTTCTTGTCTAGAGTCACTATTATGTAGTCTGGGTTTGAAGTAACGTAGTTTAGTAGTGCTTTGTCACCGAATGCTTCGCTAGACCCCGTACTCAAGACTGTGACGTGACTAGCTAAATATTCTAGCGCGTACTTAGCTGGAGGAGCTTTCTTAACACTCTTGCTTGAAGCAAGACTCCTCAACTCACCCACTATAACGTCTAGAGTGTATAACTCAATCTTATCACAGTCTAGGTCTTCACGCAACTTAAACTCAAGGTCTATACCCTCACTAACGAGTAGTAGAGTGCTAGTATCTAGTAATAGCTTACATAACCTCATCAAAAACCCTTAACCTACTCTATGTGTCCCCAGCCCACGAGCCTCCAGCGACCTAAGACTTGCTTACTAACTGCGACTCTCATACCACTCCAGGCTACGATAGGCTTCCTGAGAGTTAGTGAAGCAACCTCCCTACCAACAGAATCTACCGTAGCTAGCGTCACGGCAACCCCTGCCGTGATCATGATAGTGTCTTTAGGCTTGAGAGGCTCAACCCTCACCTGCTCTTTAGTGCCGGGCACTCTCTCAAGTAGTGAGTACCTTATAGAGACTTGCGTCACCGGGTCTGGGACAGTCCCCGCCTTACCACACACGTTACCCACGAGACTATCAGCTTTAGTTAAAGAAGGGTCTAACTTAGTGCCGAGAGCTACTAGACCTCCCGGCCTAGCCTCACTGTAAGACCTATCACCAAACTTGATACTCACTACCTCAGTAGTTAGTGGTTCGTAGTATTCTTTCCCTCCCCTACGAACCTTAACACCGGGCTTTATCTCTATCTCATCACCTACTCTAACAACGCCCCTCAATAACGCGCCGCCAATCACTCCACCCCTCAACTCAGCAGGTGGAGTCCCTGGCTTGTTGACGTCGAAGGACCTAGCAACAAACATTAGTGGGGGCGAGCTCAAGTCCCTCTCGGGAGTAGGTATTAGCTTCTCGATAGCTGTAGTCAAGACATCCACGTTTATCTTATGTAGAGCACTGACAGGTATTACTGGCGCGTCCTCGGCTGGAGTCCCCTTCAGAAACTCTCTGATAGCTCTGTAATTCTCTAGAGCCTTCTCCGGAGGCACTACGTCAACCTTATTCTGAACTACTATCACGTTCTTAACACCTATTATGTTGAGAGCAACGAAATGCTCTCTAGTCTGGGGTTGCGGGCAGGGCTCGTTGGCGGCCACAACAAGTAAAGCGCCGTCAATTAACGCAGCACCTGAGAGCATAGTAGCCATCAGTACTTCATGACCTGGAGCGTCAACGTATGAGACGCTCCTCCTGTAGGTGCTGTCCTTACACGTGGGTTGAGGCACGTACCTGCGGCTAGGCTCAGCTCCAGGACACTCGTATATGTCTCCGTCCGCGTACCCGAGCTTTATAGTCATAGCTTTCTTGAGTTCCTCAGAATGTCTGCCAGTCCATATCCCCGTCAACGCCTGAACTAGGGTTGTCTTCCCGTGATCTACGTGTCCTACAACACCTATGTTTACCTCAGGTTGTTTCTTCTCTTGATGCACTCGCTTCACCACCCCTGAACTCAGCGCTCTCGAACCTCTCTATAAAGACTACCTCCTTAAAACCTTCTAGCCACTTCAGTATGTCTCTAGAAATTAGATACTTAGTTATCTGAATATTCTCACTAAACCTGTAGTCTTTAGGCAACTCTACCTCAACAACGCCCTCCCCACTCTTTAAAGAAACCTTAACAGCACTCACGTCAAGAGTCTTAATCCTCCTCTTAATTAAGTACCTCACCTTCTCTTCATTGTCTTCAAGCTTCTTAATCACCGTGAACTCTGCCTTAAGTGTTTTGCCTGCTAACGGGTGGTTAAAATCGACAGTCACTCTCCCCCCAGTAACTGCTATTATCCTCCCCACAGCGTTATTGATGGTTACCTCCTTACCCACATCAGGGGTTATGTTATTCTTCAAGAACAGCCTTGCGGGAAAGACCCTAACCTTGTCAGGGTCTCTCTCACCGTAAGCCTTGTCTGGCGGGATCTCTACCTCATACTTCTTACCAAGCTCCTCAACTCCTGAAACAGCTTCCTCAAACCCTCTTATGTACCTTCCCTCACCAACAACTAATAACTCAGGACCGTAAACTCTGCCCTCCTCGTATTTCTTGTGTTGCCTAGCTAAAGACTCAATAGTCGTGTCTACTAACTCTCCAGTCTCCTTAACGAATATCGCGTAATCGACTAACAACATATCGTTACTCTTGAAAGGCATCCCTTCACACACCAAGATAAATCCAACACGAACTATTTAAGCAAAACACACCTACTAACATTCTCTTATCTTCCTTCACTGCTTTGGGCGAATCGTTAACTTGAATGGTTTCCCCAGCTCGCCACTGACTTCATACTCTATCTTCAAGAACTGTCTTAACACCCATAAAGCTGTGTGTGCGTGCATGCTGTATTCTGCGCCAGTGATTGTCGAGGGTTTCTCGCTGAGTGCTAAGTATATTAGTATATTGTCTGACATGTGCCTGTCGAGCGCTACGCCGTAGTTGAGGTCTTGAATAAGCTTCTCAGCCGCTTCAGTCCCTACCACCTCAGCTCTCTTACCTTTAGCTCCTAACGAGTCACTACCCAAGATAGAGTTTCTGGTCTCGGCCCAGAGTACTATGCCCGAGCCGGGACCTAAGTGCGGGTCCTCACCTTCTTTGTAAGTCTCTAGCTTTATGTCTATTGGTGCTGCAACCCCCCTACTAACTAGTAGCTTCTTAGCACTCTCAGCCTGCCTCAAAGCCACGTCTCCAGGCAACTTAACACTATGTGATACTCCCCTGACGACCCTCACCTCACCCCTCTCCAGCATGTTGAGTGGTGTGAAGCCTTTCGGTGTGTTGAGGTTCCTGACCTTAACTAAACCACCGCCTCTCGGGTAGTGACCTCTCCTCAGCAAATCTACTTCAACGTAGTAACTCATTCTCGATAAGTGAGGTAACATGACGAACCTCACGTAATCTATTGGTGGAGACCATGGGACGTCTGTGCCGCCCCTCAACGTTATCTCAGCTCTCCTCTCGCTAAAAGCTAGTATAGGTAGTATAGTCTGCATGATTAGAGTTACTGAACCAGCCGTCCCCACATCAAACTCAGAGTCTCTAGGACTTATTGTTGAGGGCTTAAATACTATCTCTGTAGACCCTACACTCAAGCCCTCAACGTGAGCCTTACATATCTCCCCAGCTATCTTGATTGACGTGAGGTGTTGTGGTCGTAGCCCGGGATTATCTCTCTTAGCTCTTATGTTGAATACCTTAATATCCTCACCCGTTATGCATGAGAGCGCTACAGAGAGTCTGAGTATTTGCCCGCCCCCCTCACCGTAGGAGCCGTCAATCAAGATCATCTATCCATCCCTGTCACTTCCTTAAGCCTCTCAACACCTCTTACCTCATCTATCAACTTAGCTACAGAACGCGGTACTAGCTCTCTCCAGCTCTCGTCACCTACTAACATCAGCTTCCTTATAGTAGTTGAGGAGTACCTACCTCTCTCGAAAGGCGGCGGTACTAACACCTCATAACCAGAGTCTCTGAAGAGTCTCAAGACTAGAGGATTCCTAGCCACTCCGTAACGGAATTTAGGCACGTACATCTGTAGGTATTGAGGCCACACAGAATTCATTAAGATGTCTGGTACCGGGATTATGTAGACTCTCGAGAGATCTACTGAGTACTCCTTCAAAGCTTCTCTAATCATCAAGACTCTCTCACCAGCTGTGAAAGGATTGACTATCGTGTGTGATTCTTGAGCAGTCCCTATAGCTATTATGAGTTCATCAACTTTAGTTAGAGCCCACTCAATTACTTTAAGGTGCCCTAAATGAATTGGCTGAAACCTGCCGGGAAACACAGCCCTCACAACATCTTCCCACACCATCAAGTCCCACCCTATTAACGAATACTGAGTAGTTCTTATATTCAAACACTTTCAAGCAATAAACTATTTTGAGGACCGCGCGTAGTTAGTGCTGAGAACTACCTCCAAACATTAATTACTTGAGCGGCTTCAGCATTACTTCAGTCCCTCTTATTAGGTCTGCGGCCCTACCCATATATACTGCTATCTCGATTAACTCGTAGCTACCTTCATATACTGCTAACTCACCCTCACGCACGTGCGAGAAGCTCTTAACGTACCTAGCCTCACGCCAGTTTTTGAGGTCTGTAGTAATGCCTATCTTATCACCTACCCTGACGTTAAGCACGTCCTCTAACGTCTCCTTACTCAATGAAGTGATTAAGTTCCCGAAATCGTCTACGTGTATTATCTTGGCTTTAAGACTCTCTCCAACTACTTCAGCCCAACCCAACTCTGCTGGAGGCCTGACCAAGTCCTCATACATTAATTGATTCCCTAGAGACTCAGGACTCACACCACAAGCTATCATAGCTGCTGCAGGAGCGTATATGTCTCTCCCGTGGAATGTTGGAGTCACCTCACCAATCCTCACTCTATTAACGTCTATCTCGTAAGCTCTCGGCTCCTCCTCAGCAGTCGCCGGTATTAAGAGACCGTTGTCAGGCCCTACGTAAACTCGCTCACGCGTCTCGATTATTATGTTTCGTCTAGGACTCCCGACTCCAGGGTCTACTACAGCTAAAACCACGGTCTTTCTCGGCAAGTACTTCTTACTTATTTTTAGTATGTGAGACCCTAAAACCACGTTATATTTTGGTATGTCGTGCGTTATGTCTATTATTTCTGCCTCAGGACATACTAGCTTTATTACTGCCTTCAAGTGCCCAACGTAGTGGTCTTTAAGTCCGTAGTCTGTTAATACAGCTATTAGCGGCCTCACTTCTTTCTAGCCTCCATCCTGAGCTCGAGATACGACTTAATTATGTTTTCTTCTTTACTCAGCCCTAACTCACTCTTGACCTTGTTTAAGATACTCAAGTATTCTTCTCTTGACTCAGGATTCACTACTTCTACCTCAACGTAGTTTCCCAGCCCTTCTACCTCGTCTAAGTATATTCTCGCCTTATTCCCCGTAGCTGAGTACACTCTCCTCTTCTTCTTTATCGTTATTATTGGGAAGCCTGAGAGTACGAGCATCTTAGTTATTTTTTCTGGGTCTTCTAGGGGGGTAGTTATCTCTTCACGTGCTTTAATCCCCTCCTCTATTAAAGCTCCCTTAAAAGTCAGCTCAGCTACTGACTCACCCCTCAAGAAGCTTTTTCTAATCCTCACGCGTAGAGCTATCTGGCGTGCGGGGCTGCCTACACAGTGTGTTAAGTCTACGTAACGGTCTTCTTCTAGAAGAGAGTCTTCCAGTACCCACCCACTACTAACTAGCTTCTCTTCCACGCTCTTCAAGTCACTCACTCTTATCTTAACCTCATATTCTCTCGTTGTTATGAGGACTCACCACTAGTTATGGCTTCTAGAGAGCTTAAGTCTTGTATTTCCTCTCCCCGCGTACTTCACCCCTAATATACCAGCCAACGTCGAAAATGTTTGAAGCTACCTCATCTAAGTCTCTCTTCTCACTCAGTTCTTCACAGCTGTCTACCTTAGAGAGTCCCAGACCGTAGACTCTCATGTCTGCCCCAAGTATAGCTACCACTTCTCTCTTCTTCACTGGCTGATAACAACCCAATACAGACTTCCTCAGTATGTCTCCCCCGTAAAGGAAAGGCTTAAGACCCTCGTCAGCCACGACAAACGCGTTAATCACTCTACCGATTTCATCGTATATTTCTTGGAGTATGTTGGTTGAGGGTATGAAGCGCGGCACGCCCTTCCTGAGCCTACCCAAGTATAGTCCTGCTGAGTACGGCGTGATACCTCTTGAGAGCACCTCGTCTACTACTCTAGCAAGCGGTTTACTCAGCACGAAGACCTCAGTAAACCTGCCGGTACAGAGGAGTAGTGTCGCGTCAGCATACCTCCTCACCAGGTACTCACTAACGTGCGGCGGCAACTCCCCAGCGAAATCCGCTACCGACGCTTTATCACACCTCACTCTAGCTCCATCAAGCATATGAAGAACCCCTCCATCCCGTGTATGTGGGGGTACGTCCTGCCACACAGCCTAACTCTCTCGTCTATGTCTATACCGTAGTAGTTGGTCACGGGTGGAGCCAGCCTCACGGGCGCTTCAAGACTCAAGACCCTCACATCATCTCTCCTCCTCAAAACCTCACTCAAGACTAACTCGTTTTCTTCAGGCGCTATAGAACACGTCGTGTAGAGTATCCTCCCACCACTCTTGAGAGAGTCTAGCGCGTTCTCTAGCAGTTCTTTCTGCTTCACGTGATGACTCATCAAGTCTTCTAAAGAAGTCTTTGTTTTTCTTGAAGGGTCTATCATGATTATCCCCTCCCCCGTACACGGGGCGTCAAGCAAGGCCTTAGTGAAGAAGTTCTTGAAGACTTTACTAACTCTCCTCCCGTCAAGCCTCAACACTACGGCGTTCTTGACGCCTAACCTCTCGATATTGTTTCTCAAGACCCTCACTCTCTCTTCGTTTGGTTCTAGAGCTACTATGAGTCCCTCATTCCTCATTATTTGAGCCATGTGCGTTGTTTTACCTCCTGGCGCTGCCGCTAAGTCTACTACCTCGTCTTCTCGTGAGGGGTTAAGTATTGTGGGGGGTAGTAGAGAAGCCTTGCCTCTGTAGAGGTAATAGAAACCTAGTAAGTACTCGTTTGTCGAGCCTAGCGAGGGCTTCTCAGGCTCTCTAACAACTTCGTAAGCTTCACTAAACCACTCAATACTCTCTAGCTGAAAACCTAGTTTTCTCAACCTCTCTACAAGTTCTCTACAGTCACTCAACTTCAGCTTATTACACCTTATACTAGGTCTCAACTTCTTTTCAAACGCTCTCAACAACTCCTCAACTTCTCTCAAGTCTCCGAGAATCTCTAGATACCTACTCACCATGTAGGGTCTGTAGCCATACCTACTCGCAAGCTCTTCTACTTCCTTACTCACTCGAATTCTCTCTCTAAGATGTTGTAGCAGGTTCTTCAAGACACATCTTCATTTGACTTAATACCTAAACCACCTTAAATAAATATTCTTGGGGCTCGGCAGTGAGTGAGTGTGTGAGAGCTCACTTAAGGATTTACGGACTAGTTCAGGGAGTCTTCTTCAGGTCGACTATGCGTGACGTAGCTTTAAGACTCGGCGTTGCTGGCTGGGTCCGCAACCTCCCAGACGGGAGTGTAGAAGCAGTTGTTGAGGGGGTTCCCGCGAGAGTAGAAGAATTGATTAAGTGGGCCCGCAGAGGGCCCCCAACAGCCGTCGTCGAGAAAGTAGAAGTTAAGTATTCTGAATGTACCAGAGAGTTCAAGACTTTCAGAATAAGATATTAGCTGAAGCTTAAGCCAAGCAAAGACTCATTAACTAGCACAACCG encodes the following:
- a CDS encoding nicotinamide-nucleotide adenylyltransferase yields the protein MVWEDVVRAVFPGRFQPIHLGHLKVIEWALTKVDELIIAIGTAQESHTIVNPFTAGERVLMIREALKEYSVDLSRVYIIPVPDILMNSVWPQYLQMYVPKFRYGVARNPLVLRLFRDSGYEVLVPPPFERGRYSSTTIRKLMLVGDESWRELVPRSVAKLIDEVRGVERLKEVTGMDR
- a CDS encoding SAM-dependent chlorinase/fluorinase; translation: MRPLIAVLTDYGLKDHYVGHLKAVIKLVCPEAEIIDITHDIPKYNVVLGSHILKISKKYLPRKTVVLAVVDPGVGSPRRNIIIETRERVYVGPDNGLLIPATAEEEPRAYEIDVNRVRIGEVTPTFHGRDIYAPAAAMIACGVSPESLGNQLMYEDLVRPPAELGWAEVVGESLKAKIIHVDDFGNLITSLSKETLEDVLNVRVGDKIGITTDLKNWREARYVKSFSHVREGELAVYEGSYELIEIAVYMGRAADLIRGTEVMLKPLK
- the cyaB gene encoding class IV adenylate cyclase yields the protein MTTREYEVKIRVSDLKSVEEKLVSSGWVLEDSLLEEDRYVDLTHCVGSPARQIALRVRIRKSFLRGESVAELTFKGALIEEGIKAREEITTPLEDPEKITKMLVLSGFPIITIKKKRRVYSATGNKARIYLDEVEGLGNYVEVEVVNPESREEYLSILNKVKSELGLSKEENIIKSYLELRMEARKK
- a CDS encoding acylphosphatase codes for the protein MSECVRAHLRIYGLVQGVFFRSTMRDVALRLGVAGWVRNLPDGSVEAVVEGVPARVEELIKWARRGPPTAVVEKVEVKYSECTREFKTFRIRY
- a CDS encoding RsmB/NOP family class I SAM-dependent RNA methyltransferase; protein product: MKNLLQHLRERIRVSKEVEELASRYGYRPYMVSRYLEILGDLREVEELLRAFEKKLRPSIRCNKLKLSDCRELVERLRKLGFQLESIEWFSEAYEVVREPEKPSLGSTNEYLLGFYYLYRGKASLLPPTILNPSREDEVVDLAAAPGGKTTHMAQIMRNEGLIVALEPNEERVRVLRNNIERLGVKNAVVLRLDGRRVSKVFKNFFTKALLDAPCTGEGIIMIDPSRKTKTSLEDLMSHHVKQKELLENALDSLKSGGRILYTTCSIAPEENELVLSEVLRRRDDVRVLSLEAPVRLAPPVTNYYGIDIDERVRLCGRTYPHIHGMEGFFICLMELE